A region from the Simiduia sp. 21SJ11W-1 genome encodes:
- a CDS encoding exo-beta-N-acetylmuramidase NamZ domain-containing protein → MDIVNKTRNALAGLACVSAFLGAMACSEGQVAPEAQLRVGAEQPAVYQPLLAGKALGLVVNQTSRVGERHLIDVLLSEQLSVKKVFALEHGVRGNVENGGHVSGGVDAQTGLPIVSLYGGKYGPDASDVSDLDWLVFDIQDVGVRYYTYISSLHYLMQACADFDVPLLVLDRPNPNGDQVGGPVLQPEFKSFVGMHPIPLVHGLTVGELAHMINGEGWLDGDKTCALTVVPVAGYHKAMHYSLPVRPSPNLPNDLSVRLYPSLGFFEGTDVSIGRGTDAPFQIIGHPQDTVGELYFTPVPKPGASENPKHKGVQLRGDAIALTPAEATFTIDYVVSWYQRLGLAPEAFFNRAAFFDKLAGTDALRKAIVSGATTEAIESSWAADIAAFKQQRAPYLLYPEN, encoded by the coding sequence ATGGATATTGTCAATAAAACCCGCAATGCATTGGCGGGGCTTGCGTGTGTTTCTGCATTTTTAGGGGCCATGGCCTGCAGTGAAGGCCAGGTGGCACCCGAGGCACAATTGCGCGTGGGCGCAGAGCAACCGGCGGTGTATCAACCCCTGCTGGCGGGCAAAGCGCTTGGGCTTGTGGTGAATCAAACCTCGCGCGTGGGTGAGCGCCACCTGATTGATGTGCTTTTAAGCGAACAGCTGAGTGTTAAAAAAGTATTTGCGCTTGAGCACGGGGTGCGCGGCAACGTGGAAAACGGCGGCCATGTAAGTGGCGGTGTGGATGCGCAAACAGGCCTGCCAATTGTCTCTTTGTATGGCGGCAAGTATGGCCCTGATGCCAGTGATGTCAGCGATCTGGATTGGCTGGTATTTGATATTCAGGATGTGGGTGTGCGCTATTACACCTACATCAGCTCGTTGCATTATTTGATGCAGGCATGCGCCGATTTCGATGTGCCGCTGCTGGTGTTGGATCGCCCCAACCCCAATGGCGATCAAGTGGGCGGCCCGGTGCTTCAGCCCGAATTTAAAAGCTTTGTGGGCATGCACCCGATTCCCTTGGTGCACGGCCTGACGGTGGGTGAGCTTGCGCACATGATTAACGGCGAGGGCTGGCTTGATGGCGATAAAACCTGCGCGCTGACCGTGGTGCCGGTGGCCGGTTACCACAAGGCCATGCACTACTCACTGCCGGTGCGCCCATCGCCTAACCTGCCCAATGATTTGTCGGTGCGTTTATACCCCTCGCTCGGTTTTTTTGAGGGTACAGATGTGAGCATCGGGCGCGGTACTGATGCCCCGTTTCAAATTATCGGCCACCCGCAAGACACTGTGGGCGAGCTGTATTTCACCCCGGTGCCCAAACCTGGTGCCAGTGAAAACCCCAAGCATAAGGGCGTGCAATTGCGTGGTGATGCCATAGCGCTCACACCCGCCGAGGCCACCTTCACCATTGATTATGTGGTGAGCTGGTACCAGCGGCTGGGGCTTGCCCCTGAGGCGTTTTTTAATCGTGCGGCGTTTTTTGACAAGCTGGCCGGTACCGATGCCCTGCGCAAGGCCATTGTGAGTGGCGCCACAACAGAGGCCATAGAAAGCAGTTGGGCAGCCGACATAGCCGCCTTCAAACAGCAGCGCGCGCCTTATTTGCTCTACCCGGAAAATTAA
- a CDS encoding acyltransferase family protein, whose protein sequence is MRHIDNILARQPAHRLMSVDCLRGLAIAAMVVVNNPGSWSYVYAPLAHATWHGWTPTDVIFPLFLFVVGVSIVLANGRAEHFPKPGAGHWSRAAKLFGLGLFLALFYIQTFNPDFNWWRDQLLQVRWLGVLQRIALVYIASCYLVWLLDKRGLIIATLLLLALPYAMMLWVPYADAQGQVYRGVLAHGNHFSAWLDQWVLGSAHVYYKTATPFAFDPEGLLTTLPAIASCLLGVLAGLQWRATPSHEALGLVRRWLLLGALLLAAGQLAHLWVPINKALWTPSFVAVCAGVSYILLALCYYLCDVRQWRRPFAPLVVFGVNAIALFMLAGVVGRLLVMIPVGDMSAKQAIFSQWLAPLLGNYPASLTFSLLCLLLFYAAMWQLFKRGIIWKV, encoded by the coding sequence GTGCGGCATATAGATAACATTCTTGCGCGCCAGCCGGCGCACCGGTTGATGTCTGTTGATTGCCTGCGCGGGCTGGCCATTGCCGCCATGGTGGTGGTGAACAATCCGGGCAGTTGGTCTTATGTGTACGCGCCTCTGGCGCACGCCACCTGGCACGGCTGGACGCCCACCGATGTGATCTTCCCGCTGTTTTTATTTGTGGTGGGGGTGTCTATTGTGCTGGCCAACGGGCGCGCGGAACATTTCCCCAAACCCGGCGCCGGCCACTGGAGCCGGGCGGCAAAGTTGTTCGGCCTGGGGCTTTTTCTGGCGCTGTTTTATATACAAACCTTTAACCCGGATTTCAACTGGTGGCGCGATCAACTGCTGCAGGTGCGTTGGTTGGGCGTGTTGCAACGCATTGCCCTTGTGTATATCGCAAGCTGCTATTTGGTGTGGTTGCTCGATAAGCGCGGGCTGATAATTGCCACGCTGCTGCTATTGGCGCTGCCTTACGCCATGATGTTGTGGGTGCCCTATGCCGATGCCCAGGGGCAGGTGTATCGCGGGGTGTTAGCACACGGCAATCACTTTTCCGCCTGGCTCGATCAATGGGTGTTGGGCAGTGCGCACGTGTATTACAAAACCGCCACGCCCTTTGCCTTCGACCCGGAGGGCTTGCTCACCACCTTGCCGGCCATCGCCAGTTGCCTGCTGGGTGTGCTGGCGGGCTTGCAGTGGCGAGCAACCCCATCGCACGAGGCCCTGGGCCTTGTGCGCCGCTGGCTGCTGTTGGGCGCGCTGTTGTTGGCGGCAGGCCAGCTGGCGCACCTTTGGGTGCCCATTAACAAAGCGCTCTGGACGCCCAGCTTCGTGGCAGTGTGCGCCGGTGTGTCTTACATTTTATTGGCACTGTGTTATTACCTTTGTGATGTGCGCCAGTGGCGGCGGCCCTTTGCGCCGCTTGTGGTATTTGGTGTGAATGCCATTGCGCTGTTTATGCTTGCGGGCGTTGTGGGGCGCTTGCTGGTGATGATTCCCGTAGGGGACATGAGCGCCAAGCAGGCCATTTTCAGCCAGTGGCTTGCGCCTTTGCTTGGCAATTACCCGGCCTCACTCACGTTTTCACTGCTGTGCCTGCTATTGTTTTACGCAGCCATGTGGCAATTATTTAAACGGGGCATTATTTGGAAGGTGTAA
- a CDS encoding FAD-linked oxidase C-terminal domain-containing protein — protein MLAELIQTLRAQLPAECLLTEPEQRVAFECDALSVYTALPGLVVLARSEADVVAVVKACATHKVPLVSRGAGTGLSAGALPHPDGVLLVTARMNRILSLNAQTLTARVQPGVINARISEAAQSHQCYYAPDPSSQIACSIGGNVAENAGGVHCLKYGVTVNNVIGARVVNASGQLVELGGQTAAQPGFDLLALVHGSEGCLGVVTEITLRLTPLPETTRTLLAEFSDVRSACDAVSEVIASGVIPAALEMMDALAIRATEAFCQPGYGAEAQAVLLVDLDGDPAEVRVECELTRELLTRAGARQVREASTEAERLRWWKGRKSAFPAIGRLSPDYYCIDGTVPRGKIGDLLDFIGQAALRYQLQVANVFHAGDGNLHPIIMFDNSKPGELARTEQLAGEILEACIAAGGTITGEHGVGVEKIRQMASQFSEPEIAQLLALKAALDEHNLLNPDKLIPSLARCREYRLLKQQ, from the coding sequence ATGCTCGCTGAGCTTATTCAAACCTTGCGCGCCCAACTGCCCGCCGAGTGCCTGTTAACCGAGCCCGAGCAGCGGGTGGCGTTTGAGTGTGATGCGCTGTCGGTCTATACGGCCTTGCCGGGGCTGGTGGTGCTGGCGCGCTCCGAGGCCGATGTTGTTGCCGTGGTAAAAGCCTGTGCAACACACAAGGTGCCGCTGGTTAGCCGCGGTGCCGGTACCGGGCTGTCGGCCGGTGCACTGCCGCACCCAGATGGCGTGCTGCTGGTTACCGCGCGCATGAACCGCATTTTATCGCTGAATGCCCAAACCCTTACGGCGCGCGTGCAGCCGGGTGTCATTAATGCGCGCATCTCCGAGGCTGCGCAGAGCCACCAGTGTTATTACGCGCCCGACCCATCATCACAAATTGCCTGCTCTATTGGTGGCAATGTGGCCGAAAATGCCGGCGGTGTGCACTGCCTGAAATACGGCGTTACCGTGAACAATGTGATTGGCGCGCGCGTGGTGAATGCCAGCGGCCAGCTGGTGGAGCTGGGCGGCCAAACCGCAGCCCAGCCGGGCTTTGACTTGTTGGCCTTGGTGCACGGTTCCGAGGGCTGCCTGGGGGTAGTGACCGAAATTACCCTGCGGCTCACGCCCCTGCCCGAAACTACCCGCACCTTGCTGGCGGAATTTTCCGACGTGCGCAGTGCCTGCGATGCGGTATCTGAAGTGATTGCCAGCGGTGTCATTCCGGCGGCCCTTGAAATGATGGACGCGCTGGCCATTCGCGCCACCGAGGCCTTTTGCCAGCCGGGCTACGGCGCCGAGGCGCAGGCCGTATTGTTGGTGGATCTGGATGGCGACCCGGCCGAGGTGCGCGTGGAATGCGAGCTTACCCGCGAGCTGCTCACGCGCGCCGGCGCCCGGCAAGTGCGCGAGGCCAGTACCGAGGCCGAACGGCTGCGCTGGTGGAAGGGCCGCAAAAGTGCCTTCCCGGCCATCGGGCGCCTGAGCCCGGATTACTATTGCATTGATGGCACAGTGCCGCGCGGCAAAATTGGCGATCTGCTCGATTTTATTGGCCAGGCGGCACTGCGTTATCAATTGCAGGTGGCCAACGTGTTTCACGCAGGCGACGGCAACTTACACCCCATTATCATGTTTGATAACAGCAAGCCCGGTGAGCTTGCGCGCACCGAGCAGTTGGCCGGTGAAATTCTGGAGGCTTGCATTGCCGCTGGCGGCACCATTACCGGCGAGCACGGTGTGGGCGTTGAAAAAATTCGCCAGATGGCCAGCCAGTTTTCCGAGCCTGAAATTGCCCAGTTGCTGGCGCTGAAAGCGGCGCTGGATGAACACAACCTGCTCAACCCCGATAAACTGATTCCCTCGCTCGCGCGTTGCCGCGAGTACCGACTGTTGAAACAACAATGA
- a CDS encoding FAD-binding protein produces MTDQSLSLCSAVNHAITRRINGDLLALRLRGGGTRVAPLPEALDCSGHTGIMSYQPEELVVRVRAGTRLRKLQSVLLAQGQQLAADIPVPGPASTVGGAIAMGTDGPGRFYGNALRDAVLGCQLINGQGERVTFGGQVMKNVAGYDVPRLQVGARGTLGLLLDVSLKVVPVPEASLSFSEAISPQHLSARWLQLHALRPFLRSALYDGSHLHFVLAGRAQALTAKVSAAGLGAHRSSFNWGDVAAWQLPVFTGESLACMVLPAPLPMDMYQPQWLLDWAATRVWVANGNHRALAQLAASLGGFLQVLRGPAVPNLGPGQVHWHRQIKAAFDPHNIFNPVIFHTHFQAASPLDEGAACRSI; encoded by the coding sequence ATGACCGATCAAAGTTTGAGCCTCTGCTCGGCGGTGAACCACGCCATTACCCGGCGCATTAATGGCGACCTTTTGGCGTTGCGCCTGCGTGGCGGTGGTACCCGTGTTGCCCCTTTGCCCGAAGCGCTCGATTGCAGCGGCCACACGGGCATCATGAGCTATCAACCCGAAGAGCTGGTAGTGCGCGTGCGCGCCGGTACCCGGCTGCGCAAATTGCAATCGGTGTTGCTGGCGCAAGGCCAACAGCTGGCGGCGGATATTCCGGTGCCGGGGCCGGCCAGCACCGTGGGTGGTGCCATTGCCATGGGCACCGATGGCCCCGGGCGCTTTTACGGCAACGCGCTGCGCGATGCGGTGTTGGGTTGCCAGCTGATTAACGGCCAGGGTGAGCGGGTAACCTTTGGCGGGCAGGTAATGAAAAATGTTGCCGGCTACGATGTGCCGAGGCTACAAGTGGGCGCGCGCGGCACCTTGGGGTTGCTGCTTGATGTGTCGCTCAAAGTGGTACCGGTGCCGGAGGCGAGCCTTTCGTTTAGTGAGGCCATAAGCCCCCAGCACTTGAGCGCGCGCTGGCTACAGCTACACGCGTTACGGCCGTTTTTGCGCAGCGCCCTTTACGATGGCAGCCACTTGCACTTTGTGTTGGCCGGGCGCGCACAGGCGCTCACAGCAAAGGTGAGTGCAGCAGGGCTTGGTGCACACCGCAGCAGTTTTAACTGGGGCGATGTAGCGGCCTGGCAGCTGCCTGTTTTTACCGGCGAAAGTTTGGCCTGTATGGTGTTGCCCGCGCCCTTGCCCATGGATATGTACCAGCCACAGTGGCTGCTCGATTGGGCGGCCACCCGCGTGTGGGTGGCCAATGGTAACCATCGGGCGCTCGCGCAACTGGCCGCCAGTTTAGGGGGCTTTTTGCAGGTGCTGCGGGGGCCTGCCGTTCCAAATCTTGGCCCGGGTCAGGTGCATTGGCACCGGCAAATCAAGGCGGCTTTTGACCCGCACAATATTTTTAACCCGGTAATTTTTCACACGCATTTCCAGGCGGCCTCGCCCCTGGATGAGGGGGCCGCGTGCAGGTCAATCTAG
- the glcF gene encoding glycolate oxidase subunit GlcF has protein sequence MQVNLVENLLTEARQDKAQAVLNACVHCGFCTATCPTYLHTGNELDSPRGRIYLIKNMLETGEASEVTQTHLDRCLTCQSCETTCPSGVEYHALLAIGRETVDKLAPANRVRAASRWLIRKLMLNRPLVFGAFRIARALRALVPAALARTWLPRTRFDADWDYPARGDQGVEQEQVRPAFTRKVLVQSGCVQPALRPDTDRALAIVLAYFGVDVEFVTGAGCCGALNSHTGDEPAARAQALQNLSAWEALLAAQKEAEVLAIVSSASGCGAQLADYPNLLMDDAGAQARARTLCSLLRDPAELVWWLMEQSPQTALPDLTGENLSFHCPCTLQHALKLSGRVEQIFARMGVSLPAVEDSHLCCGSAGSYSLLQPAMARTLRDDKLDKLLASEPAQIITANVGCQLHLQGGTEKPVRHWLEILAEAMDG, from the coding sequence GTGCAGGTCAATCTAGTTGAAAACCTGTTGACCGAAGCCCGGCAAGACAAGGCGCAAGCGGTGCTGAATGCCTGTGTACACTGCGGCTTTTGTACTGCCACTTGCCCCACCTACCTGCACACCGGCAACGAGCTAGACAGCCCCCGTGGGCGTATTTATCTCATTAAAAACATGCTTGAAACTGGTGAGGCGAGTGAAGTGACCCAAACCCATCTGGATCGCTGCCTGACCTGCCAAAGTTGTGAAACCACCTGCCCATCGGGTGTGGAATATCACGCGCTCTTGGCCATCGGGCGCGAGACGGTAGATAAGCTCGCGCCTGCCAATCGCGTGCGGGCAGCCAGCCGCTGGTTGATCAGAAAGTTAATGTTAAACCGCCCCCTGGTATTCGGCGCCTTTCGCATTGCCCGCGCACTGCGTGCGCTAGTGCCGGCCGCGCTTGCCCGCACCTGGTTGCCGCGCACGCGTTTCGATGCCGATTGGGATTACCCTGCACGCGGTGATCAGGGCGTTGAACAAGAGCAGGTAAGGCCTGCCTTTACCCGCAAAGTGCTGGTGCAAAGCGGCTGTGTGCAGCCGGCGTTGCGGCCCGATACCGACCGGGCGCTGGCCATTGTGCTGGCCTATTTTGGTGTGGATGTCGAGTTCGTCACCGGCGCCGGTTGTTGCGGCGCGCTCAATAGCCACACCGGCGATGAGCCAGCCGCACGCGCGCAGGCACTGCAGAATTTAAGCGCCTGGGAAGCCCTGCTTGCCGCACAAAAAGAAGCCGAGGTGCTGGCTATTGTGTCAAGCGCCAGCGGGTGCGGAGCACAGCTGGCCGATTACCCGAATTTGCTAATGGACGACGCGGGCGCACAAGCCCGAGCGCGCACATTGTGCAGCCTGCTGCGTGACCCGGCGGAACTCGTGTGGTGGTTAATGGAGCAGTCGCCCCAGACGGCATTGCCGGATTTAACGGGTGAAAATTTGAGTTTTCATTGCCCTTGCACTTTGCAGCACGCCTTAAAACTTTCCGGGCGGGTTGAGCAAATTTTCGCGCGCATGGGTGTCAGTTTACCCGCCGTTGAAGACAGCCACCTGTGTTGTGGTTCTGCCGGCAGTTATTCGTTGCTGCAGCCGGCCATGGCGCGCACCCTGCGCGACGACAAGCTCGACAAGCTATTGGCCAGCGAGCCCGCGCAAATCATCACCGCCAATGTGGGCTGCCAGTTGCACCTGCAAGGGGGAACCGAAAAGCCTGTGCGCCATTGGTTGGAGATTTTGGCAGAGGCTATGGATGGGTGA
- the murQ gene encoding N-acetylmuramic acid 6-phosphate etherase: MNPELIHELGGLASEARNPNTQDIDLLPTQEILKKINDADAEVPAAVRAVLPQIAEAVDAIVAAFNNGGRLVYMGAGTSGRLGILDAVECPPTYGTDESQVVALIAGGEPAIYRAQEGAEDNPELGEADLKGINLSANDVVVGIAASGRTPYVIGGLRYARKLGCTTVALSCNRVAQIANEADIALLPEVGPEILTGSTRMKAGTAQKLVLNMLTTAAMIRQGKSFYNLMVDVKATNAKLVGRTRRIVMEATGATLEEADATLSQCEHNAKLAIMMILSGLPRNEAQRALENANGFLRLALQQAEAAS; encoded by the coding sequence ATGAACCCTGAATTAATACACGAGTTGGGGGGCCTGGCCTCCGAAGCACGCAACCCCAACACCCAAGACATCGACCTGCTGCCCACCCAGGAAATCTTGAAAAAGATTAACGATGCCGATGCCGAAGTGCCCGCCGCCGTGCGCGCGGTATTGCCGCAAATTGCCGAAGCGGTAGATGCCATAGTGGCCGCCTTTAACAACGGCGGGCGCCTGGTTTACATGGGCGCAGGCACCAGTGGCCGGCTGGGCATTCTCGACGCCGTGGAATGCCCGCCCACCTACGGCACAGATGAAAGCCAGGTGGTGGCGTTGATTGCCGGCGGCGAACCCGCCATCTACCGCGCCCAGGAAGGCGCCGAAGACAACCCGGAACTCGGCGAAGCGGATTTAAAAGGCATCAACCTGAGTGCCAATGATGTGGTGGTGGGCATTGCCGCCAGCGGCCGCACGCCCTATGTGATTGGTGGCCTGCGCTACGCCCGCAAACTCGGCTGCACCACCGTGGCCCTGAGCTGCAACCGCGTGGCACAAATTGCCAACGAGGCAGACATCGCCCTGCTGCCTGAAGTGGGCCCGGAAATTCTCACGGGTTCTACCCGCATGAAAGCCGGTACTGCACAAAAACTGGTGCTCAATATGCTCACCACCGCCGCCATGATTCGCCAGGGTAAAAGTTTTTACAACCTGATGGTGGATGTAAAAGCCACCAACGCAAAACTGGTGGGGCGCACCCGCCGTATTGTCATGGAGGCCACCGGCGCCACACTCGAGGAAGCCGACGCCACCTTGAGCCAGTGCGAGCACAACGCCAAACTTGCCATCATGATGATTCTGTCAGGCCTGCCCCGCAACGAAGCCCAACGCGCACTCGAAAACGCCAACGGCTTTTTACGCCTGGCCCTGCAACAAGCCGAGGCCGCAAGCTAG
- a CDS encoding anhydro-N-acetylmuramic acid kinase, with product MDGLYIGLMSGTSLDGIDAVLVNINDQQCELVRHHYAPLHDQLRERLLRVLDEQHLSLPELCAIDAQLGLQFADAANQLITRKDRVIAIGSHGQTLAHYPTGPFANSLQIGDANRIARQTGITTVTDFRRADVAAGGQGAPLAPAFHAQLFATHGHRYVLNLGGMANLTHLEGERVMGGFDVGPGNVLMDGWIKQQRGYDYDAGGDWARTGRVDDALLAAFMATPFVQEPPPKSTGRELFNADFLARHLDGRNLAAADVQATLTEFTAACVSQALAGLPPGDLVVCGGGAHNQLLMERLTQRTKRATYSSEHLGVNPDYLEAMAFAWFARATLNQVPLRLAGATGASENTVAGAIYFAPNLRLTVNEP from the coding sequence GTGGACGGTTTATACATTGGCCTGATGTCAGGCACGAGTCTCGACGGCATAGACGCCGTATTGGTGAACATCAACGATCAACAGTGCGAGCTGGTGCGCCACCACTATGCTCCGCTGCACGATCAGCTGCGCGAGCGCCTGCTGCGCGTGCTCGATGAACAACACCTGAGCCTGCCCGAACTGTGCGCCATAGACGCCCAACTGGGGCTGCAATTTGCCGATGCCGCCAACCAACTGATCACCCGCAAAGACCGCGTTATCGCCATTGGCAGCCACGGCCAAACCCTGGCCCATTACCCCACTGGCCCCTTTGCCAACAGCCTGCAAATTGGCGATGCCAACCGCATTGCCCGCCAAACCGGTATCACCACCGTCACGGATTTCCGCCGCGCCGATGTGGCCGCCGGTGGCCAGGGCGCGCCCCTTGCGCCGGCCTTTCACGCACAACTGTTTGCCACCCACGGGCACCGCTATGTATTGAACCTGGGCGGCATGGCCAACCTGACCCACCTTGAAGGCGAGCGGGTAATGGGCGGCTTTGACGTGGGCCCGGGCAATGTATTGATGGACGGCTGGATAAAACAACAGCGCGGCTACGACTACGATGCCGGTGGTGACTGGGCCCGCACCGGGCGCGTAGATGACGCCTTGCTGGCGGCATTTATGGCTACCCCTTTTGTGCAGGAGCCGCCGCCCAAAAGTACCGGGCGCGAGTTATTCAACGCAGACTTTCTGGCGCGCCACCTCGATGGCCGCAATCTGGCCGCCGCCGACGTGCAGGCCACGCTAACTGAATTTACCGCCGCCTGCGTTTCACAGGCGCTGGCCGGGCTCCCGCCTGGCGACCTGGTGGTGTGCGGCGGCGGTGCCCACAACCAACTGCTCATGGAGCGGCTCACCCAGCGCACCAAGCGCGCCACCTACAGCAGTGAACACCTCGGCGTGAACCCCGACTACCTGGAGGCCATGGCCTTCGCCTGGTTTGCCCGCGCTACGCTTAACCAAGTGCCGCTCCGGCTCGCAGGTGCCACTGGCGCCTCTGAGAACACCGTGGCCGGCGCTATTTACTTTGCACCCAACCTACGGCTAACAGTGAATGAACCCTGA
- a CDS encoding BadF/BadG/BcrA/BcrD ATPase family protein, protein MSHYYLGVDGGATKCVARLCNSDGTLCERRAGAASLTNDLTQAIATVQDVCHQLLTEAGLTPEQVHLAAGLAGAGKSDAAQAVHTALTNAGYASVHITTDAQTSLLGAGAGEPMVMVAVGTGSVAMRLSADGKITQVGGWGLAVGDEGSGAAVGKSAVRALLWELDLHGEPQTKLSRHVVEQVGRERAAILRWLSQAGPKEYAALAPAVFEFLPYCPLAQKIARKTASEVEQLIRAASGDQDLPITLLGGLAQNMSDLLSPDLRAKLVAPKGTALDGACTLARQRHQFS, encoded by the coding sequence ATGAGCCACTACTACCTGGGAGTAGACGGCGGCGCCACCAAGTGCGTCGCGCGCCTGTGTAACAGTGACGGCACCCTGTGCGAGCGGCGCGCAGGCGCGGCCTCGCTCACCAACGATCTCACCCAGGCCATAGCCACCGTGCAAGACGTGTGTCACCAGCTGCTCACCGAGGCGGGCCTTACGCCTGAACAGGTACATTTAGCCGCGGGCCTTGCCGGCGCTGGCAAGTCAGACGCCGCCCAAGCGGTACACACCGCACTCACCAATGCAGGCTACGCCAGCGTGCACATCACCACCGATGCGCAAACCTCGCTCCTGGGCGCGGGCGCCGGTGAGCCTATGGTGATGGTGGCCGTAGGCACAGGGTCTGTGGCCATGCGCCTGTCGGCCGACGGCAAGATCACCCAGGTTGGTGGCTGGGGCCTGGCCGTAGGCGATGAAGGCAGCGGTGCGGCGGTGGGCAAAAGTGCCGTGCGCGCACTGCTATGGGAACTGGATTTGCACGGCGAGCCGCAAACCAAACTATCGCGCCATGTGGTAGAACAGGTGGGCCGTGAGCGTGCGGCCATACTGCGCTGGTTAAGCCAGGCCGGCCCCAAAGAATATGCAGCCCTGGCACCGGCGGTATTCGAGTTTCTGCCCTATTGCCCACTGGCACAAAAAATTGCCCGCAAAACCGCCAGTGAAGTAGAGCAACTGATTCGCGCAGCCTCGGGCGATCAAGACCTGCCCATCACCTTGCTCGGAGGCCTGGCGCAGAACATGAGTGATTTACTGTCTCCCGACCTACGCGCTAAATTAGTGGCGCCCAAAGGTACCGCGCTCGACGGTGCCTGCACCCTGGCGCGCCAGCGCCATCAATTTAGCTGA
- a CDS encoding sodium:solute symporter encodes MNLTLTGPDWAVFAIYGLILGATAYYFSLRNSQNSRDFFLAGNAMPVWMVAISTLATTQSAATFLGGPDLGYRSDFSYIFTNLGAVIAALIVARFLIPLFYQQRVTTVYELLQNRFGANAKRKAGGVYLLGRIFASGARLYMAAIAVSMLLFGDIQADHVVLAVVMLAIVSLGQTVFGGVSSVIQSDVIQCFVYVGAAIAVFCVLMWYIPVSSGEILTALANPTDGSGSKLELIDWRFDLTDPFTLWATFTGFVLLNVAAFGLDQDVTQRVLTCRSSLEGARAMLWSVLMVIPVMALFMGIGMLLYVYYQRPDLMGASQGVLQNSADVTVFMQFVLNELPGGVRGLVVIGVIAAALSTLTSGLNSMASVITEDFYRPWAAKRKQQPSDAQMVRVGRLAMIAVAAALSGMAILCFYWQQVSQLPLLPFALSVMVFAYSGLLGVFFTALFTGRGNGMSVTAALIGGFCTPLVMQPWLIEAFALQDYIAPMAFPWQLCIGTLIAFGLCCLGKPAQTQAHNSNTQEALA; translated from the coding sequence ATGAATCTCACACTTACCGGCCCAGACTGGGCTGTATTTGCCATCTACGGCCTTATTCTGGGCGCTACCGCCTACTACTTCAGCCTGCGCAACAGCCAGAACAGCCGCGACTTCTTTCTGGCGGGCAATGCCATGCCCGTGTGGATGGTGGCCATCTCCACCCTTGCCACCACCCAATCGGCGGCCACCTTTCTGGGCGGGCCGGATCTCGGCTACCGCAGCGATTTCAGCTACATCTTTACCAATCTTGGTGCCGTGATTGCCGCCCTGATTGTGGCGCGCTTTTTGATTCCCCTGTTTTATCAGCAGCGCGTCACCACCGTGTATGAGCTTTTGCAAAACCGCTTCGGTGCCAACGCCAAGCGCAAGGCCGGCGGCGTTTATTTGCTGGGCCGAATTTTTGCGAGCGGCGCGCGCCTGTATATGGCGGCCATTGCCGTTTCCATGCTGTTATTTGGCGATATTCAGGCCGACCACGTGGTGCTTGCCGTGGTGATGCTCGCCATTGTCAGCCTCGGGCAGACGGTGTTTGGCGGCGTAAGTTCGGTAATTCAAAGCGATGTGATCCAGTGCTTTGTGTACGTGGGCGCAGCCATTGCCGTGTTTTGTGTATTGATGTGGTACATCCCGGTGAGCAGCGGCGAAATTCTCACGGCGCTGGCCAACCCCACCGATGGCAGCGGCTCCAAGCTTGAGCTGATCGACTGGCGCTTCGACCTCACAGACCCTTTCACCCTGTGGGCTACCTTTACAGGCTTCGTATTGCTGAACGTGGCCGCCTTCGGCCTGGATCAGGATGTCACCCAGCGGGTGCTCACCTGCCGCTCAAGCCTTGAGGGCGCGCGCGCCATGCTTTGGAGCGTGTTGATGGTGATTCCGGTCATGGCACTGTTCATGGGCATTGGCATGCTCTTGTATGTGTACTACCAGCGGCCAGACCTCATGGGCGCAAGCCAGGGCGTGCTGCAAAACAGCGCCGATGTCACCGTGTTTATGCAATTTGTGCTCAACGAATTGCCAGGCGGCGTACGCGGGCTGGTGGTGATTGGTGTGATTGCCGCTGCACTTTCCACCTTAACCTCGGGCCTGAACTCCATGGCCTCGGTGATTACCGAAGATTTCTACCGCCCGTGGGCGGCCAAACGCAAACAACAGCCGAGCGATGCCCAGATGGTGCGCGTAGGCCGCCTGGCCATGATTGCCGTTGCTGCGGCGCTGTCGGGCATGGCGATTCTGTGCTTTTACTGGCAACAGGTCAGCCAGCTGCCGCTGCTGCCCTTTGCGCTTTCGGTAATGGTATTTGCCTATTCGGGCCTGCTGGGCGTCTTCTTTACCGCCCTGTTCACCGGGCGCGGCAATGGCATGAGCGTGACTGCCGCACTCATCGGCGGCTTTTGTACGCCGCTGGTCATGCAACCCTGGCTCATAGAAGCTTTCGCCCTGCAAGATTACATTGCCCCCATGGCATTCCCCTGGCAGCTGTGCATTGGCACCCTTATCGCCTTTGGCCTGTGCTGCCTGGGCAAACCGGCGCAAACCCAAGCCCACAACAGCAACACCCAAGAGGCCCTGGCATGA